CCCGATAAACCGCCGACGGGCATTCGATCGCCGGGAGCGGGCCTTGACGCTGCGGAGTTCCACGAAGCGATGTTCGTCGCGGATTACATGACTCCGGCCCCCATTACCGTACGCAGTAACGAGAGTCTGGGCCGGGCCATCGCCTTGCTCGATCGTCATCGCATTCATCAACTGCCCGTCCTGGACGAGAGCGGTCGGCTGGTGGGCATGCTCGAGGAGCATCGTG
The genomic region above belongs to Phycisphaerae bacterium and contains:
- a CDS encoding CBS domain-containing protein — translated: MFVADYMTPAPITVRSNESLGRAIALLDRHRIHQLPVLDESGRLVGMLEEHR